The Enterobacter mori genomic interval CGGATCACCTGAATTTCAGGCAAACCTACGGCCTTAGCCGGATCGAGCGAAGCCGGTTCGTCTTTAATGTGTCTCACCAGTTCCTGTTTTTGCGCCAGAACAGTCCCCTGCGGCACATCAGCAGCGTACGAAAGTGAAGAAAGTCCGCACAGCCAGAGTGCAGTACAGAGACGCGAAACAGGATGCTTCATAAGATCCCCTTGATTGAATTCAGATAACCAGCAGATGCGTAATTATTTGTTTCACAAATGAGAAAAGCAAATACCTTCATCCGGAAAGTTGATATCTGGCAATTTTCCGCTTATACGGAAACTATTTGATAAACAGCAAGTTTTGCACAACACTGCCAGTAGAGACATTTCTATCAGGATTTCGTATGACAATCACCCGACCAAGAGCGCAACGTGGTGCTTTTCCGCCTGGCGCTGAGCAATATGGCCGTTCTTTTTTTGGTGCATCTTTGATCTGGTTTCCTGCCCCGGAGGCCGATCGTAATAGCGGTCTGATCATTGCCGGTACGCACGGCGATGAGAATTCATCCATTGTCACGCTGTCGTGTGCGCTGAGGACACTGACTCCCGAACTGCGGCGTCATCACGTGATTTTGACCGTTAATCCGGATGGCTGTCAGCTTGGGTTGCGTGCCAATGCGAGGGGGATTGACCTAAACCGTAATTTTCCGGCAGCAAACTGGCGCGCCGGTGAGACGGTGTATCGCTGGAACAGCTCCGCCGAAGAGCGTGATGTGGTCCTGCTCACGGGAGACACCCCCGGCTCGGAGCCGGAGACGCAGGCGTTATGCCAGCTCATTCATAAGATCCACCCGGCCTGGGTTGTCTCGTTCCACGATCCGCTGGCCTGTATTGAAGATCCGCGCCATACGGCGCTGGGTCAGTGGGTGGCTGAGGCATTTGCCCTTCCGCTTGTGACCAGCGTGGGTTACGAAACACCAGGCTCGTTCGGCAGCTGGTGCGCTGACCTCGGGCTGCATTGTATCACCGCAGAATTCCCGCCCATTTCGTCTGATGAAGCCAGCGAAAAGTATCTCAAGGCGATGACAGAACTTCTGCGGTGGGAGCCTCAGAGGTGAAGCACGCCCGTGGTAAAATTCAGCGCTGGTGAGACGTCAACCGCCAGCCATGTCGGGCCATCGAGATCGGCAAAACGCACTTGATTTGCCAGCGGTAACGCCGCGCCAATCGCCCTGGATGTGCACAACATGCATCCCAGCATGAGGGTAAACCCCTGCTCCTGCGCCGCATTCGCCAGCGCAAGCGCTTCGGTTAATCCGCCCGTTTTGTCGAGCTTGATATTAACCATCTCATAGCGGCCTTTAAGGCTGTCCAGGCTGTCGCGGGTGTGACAACTTTCATCCGCACAGACAGGAAGAGGATGAATGAAATTCGCCAGTGCAGCATCCTCATGCGCCGGTAAGGGCTGTTCAAGCATGGCTACGTCAAGATCGGCCAACAGCTGACAGCGTGCGGCCAGTCCCTCGCTATGCCAGGATTCATTCGCATCCACAATCAGCGTTGCCTGCGGCACTGCCGAACGAATGGCCACCATCCGTTCACTGATTAATCGATCGTCGAGCTTAATCTTTAATAACGTCGCGCCGGAGTCGTAGAGCGCTTTTGCACTAGCCGCCATCTGTTCTGGCTCACCGATTACGACCGTCTGCGCGGTCACCACTGCTCCCGGCAACGTAATCCCCAGGAGTGAGGGCAAGGTTGTCTGCCGCTGCGCGGCCTCCAGGCTCCACAGCGCGCAGTCAATCGCGTTGCGCGCTGCACCAGCGGGCAGCCGCTGTTGCAACGCTTCGCGGGTAAGACCCGTTTGCAGATCGGGCACCAGGGTCATGATCTGGGCCATTACCGAAGCAAGGCTTTCACCGTAACGAGGATAAGGCGTGCATTCAGCAACCCCCTTAATGCCGTCCTCCTCTATTTCGACCACCACGACGCAGGCTTCACTGCGACTGCCTCGGGAGATCACAAACGGGGTATGCAATGGCCAGGCTTCTTCATAGACCTTTACGCTTCTCATCACTGACTCCTTGCAGCCCGGTAAGGCATAAAAATTGGTTTGCCGTGTTATCCGCGGATGGCATACACTAGCCCCGACGTTAACTATATGTAAACAGGAAGATATCTATGTCACAACTCGTTCATTTCCAGGGCAACCCGGTCTCTGTTGCAGGTGCCATTCCGCAGGTGGGTAACAAGGCGCAGGCTTTTACGCTGGTGGCTAAAGATCTGTCTGACGTCACGTTGAGCCAGTTTGCTGGCAAGCGCAAAGTCCTGAACATTTTCCCAAGCATCGATACCGGCGTTTGTGCTGCATCCGTGCGTAAGTTCAACCAACTGGCAACAGAAATGGACAACACCGTGGTGCTGTGCATTTCCGCTGACCTGCCGTTTGCCCAGTCTCGCTTCTGCGGTGCTGAAGGTCTGAGCAACGTCATCACCCTGTCTACCCTGCGCAGCCCTGATTTCCTGGAGAAATACGGCGTTGGCATTTCTGAAGGTGCTCTGAAAGGCCTGGCGGCACGTGCGGTTCTGGTCATCGACGAAAACGACAACGTTGTTTTCAGCGAACTGGTAAATGAAATCACCACCGAGCCGGATTACACCGCTGCGCTGGACGCACTGAAAGCATAATGATTGCTTAGCATTCTATAAAGCTTAGCATTGTCCTGAAACCTCGCGTCGGCGGGGTTTTTTATTGCCTGAGAAGCTGAATCGTTAAGGCACAAACACTTTTACTTCACACTTTCCATGCAAATATTGCTTAATTGATAAGCATACAGGAGAGTTAAATCTCATTTCTCAGGTTAAATACTCGTTATTTTCTCACCAGTGAACCGCATCACATTTCCCCTCCCCTTGAAACATTAGATTTGCTGACGAACCAAAATAATCGTTTCAGCAAAAAGGGATAAAGATGAAAATTAAACTGGCGTTGACGGTGGTTGCAGTACTGATTTCGGGTCATGTCTCGGCTAAAACATGGGTGCTCACAAGCGCTGAAAGCGGTGTGGAAAAAGGAAACTGGCGAATTTCGAATGATCAGCTGAACGCTAAAGGGCCGAACTTCAGCATTGAACAAAAAGTTCTCCACGGCGGTAAGCAGGAAGGCAGTAAAATCATTGTTATTAGCAGTAAAAATGGCCTGACAATAACATTGAGTCCAACCCGTGGTATGAATTTACTGCGTGTTGAGGGTTTTGGGTCAAAGTTGGGCTGGGACTCTCCGGTTAAAGAGGTCGTTAACCCGGCATTTATCAATCTGGAAAGTCGAAATGGACTCGGCTGGCTGGAAGGTTTCAACGAAATGATGGTTCGCTGCGGCTATGAGTGGACAGGCCACCCGGTGACAGCGGACGGGCAGATTTACACGCTGCACGGTAAGGCGGGGAATACGCCGGTATCTCAGGTTGAAGTCGAGGTCGCTGATGCGGCACCGCATGAAATCCGCGTTCGCGGTCTGATTAAAGAGAGCACCTTCAAAAAAGCCGATCTGCAAACGATGACCGAACTGCGTTATGTTCCCGGAAGCAACCAGTTCAGCCTGCATGATGTTCTTACCAACCATGCTGACTACCCGCACGACTATCAAATCATCTACCACAGCAATTTTGGCACGCCGATCCTTGAAGAAGGCGCTCGCTTCCTGGCTCCGGCCGCCAGCGTGAGTCCATTCAACGATTACGCCAAAGCGGGTCTGAACGGCTGGCAAACCTATGCCGGTCCGACAAAAGGATTTGATGAGATGGTCTTTAATATCACGCCACTGGCTGACAAAGATCACCAGACGCTTGCTGCGGTGGTCAACAAAGCGGGTGATAAAGGGGCATCAATTCAGTTTGATACTCGCCAGTTGCCGGTTCTGACGTTGTGGAAAAATACCGACACGCTGAAGCAAGGCTATGTCACGGGTATTGAACCCGGCACCAGCTACGCCTACCCGGTCACGATTGAACGCGAGCAGAAACGCGTAAAGCAACTGCAACCTGGCGCAAGTACCCAGTTCGATCTCACCTATACCCTGCTTCATAACCAGGATCAGGTGAAAGAGGTGGAGAACAGGATCGCAACGATTCAGGGTGAGACAAAACCCGACCTCGTTGCCACCCCAATCGCGAAGGAATAAGTGGATATTCAAATGCCTCCACCCGGAGGCTTTTGCTTTTATTCGTCGCCTTTCTTATGGTTCAACCCATACTCACGCAGCTTATTCGCAATCGCAGTATGTGACACCCCAAGCCGCTTGGCCAGCTTGCGGGTGCTTGGATAACTGCGATAAAGCTGCGTCAGCACAGAGCGCTCAAAACGACTGGTGATATCGTCCAGCGAGCCTTCCATCGCCTCTTCACCTACCGACACCGTCCCGGCATCGTAATCCGGCAACAGGATATCCTGAGGCCGCAGCTCGTATCCTTCCAGTTGAGTCAACGCGCGATACACGGCATTTTTCAACTGACGAATATTACCCGGCCAGCCGTAGCGCGTCAGCACCGTGCCCAGATCGGCTGAAAGCTTCGGACGCGGCACTCCCTGCTCGTCCGCAAAGCGGGCTACGAAGAGCTCCGTCAGCGGGATGATGTCTTGTGGACAATCGCGTAGCGGCGGGATGTTGAGCGTCAGTACGTTCAGACGATAATAGAGATCTTCCCTGAACACCCCTTTTTGCACCAGCTCCACCAGGTTTTTCTGGGTGGCGCAAATGACGCGAACGTCGACGTGGACTTCATGGTCCTCACCCACGCGACGGAAAGTCCCGTCATTCAGGAAGCGCAGCAGCTTAGCCTGCATGCGCGCAGACATTTCGCCGATTTCATCCAGCAGGACCGAACCACCGTTGGCCTGTTCGAAGAACCCTTTTTTCCCTTCCGGCGCGTGGCCAAACAGTTCACTTTCAACGGCATCTTCAGGGATCGACGCGCAGTTCAGCGCCAGGTAAGGTTTTGCCGCCCGCGGGCTGGCCATGTGTACGGCATGCGCGAGTAAATCTTTCCCGGTTCCCGTGTCCCCCGTTATCAGCAAGGGTGCAGTCAAACTGGCAAGCTTACGTGCCTGATCGACGACATGACGCATTTTCGGGCTGACGGCAATAATCTGGCTGAATGCGCCGACATCCTGGCTGGAAATATTCTGCAGTTGGCGCCCCATACGGACGGTGGAACGCAGCATGATCACGGCCCCCGTCAGGACGCGACTGTCGTTTTCCCCTTTCAGGTAGACCGGGGTGATCTCCATCAGGAAATTTTGCCCGTTAATAACGACATGTTCGCTGTGGGTGTTTTGCGGGTTGCTGTCCAGCCAGCGCTGGAAGTTAAAGCCGGGGATCAGCTGCGTAGCGTGATGATTGCTGAGTTTCTCCTGACTCTGCGCAAAAAGCTGGCAGCTCGCCTGATTCACGCGCTCGACTTTACTTTTCAAGTCGAGGGATAAGAAAGGTTCAGGCATGGCTTCCAGCAGCGCGCTCAGCGCCAGGTGCTCTCGCTCTGACGGCATCCAGGGAATGGTGCGGACATCCGTAACGCCAGCGATACGACGGATTTCCCCCATCAGGCTACTGAAGGTATTGAATTCAATTTCGGCAAAATTGAGGTAAATTCGCCCCACAGGATCGATCTCAATGCCACGTAAATCAATGCTACGTAAAACAAGAAGATCGAGTAACTCGCGGGTCAGACCGAGACGGTCCTCACAAAAGACTTCCAGACGCATGGGAAATTCACCGTTCTTAGCCAATAACGCTAAAATGATATGTCAGATCACGGTATTCTGGAAGGTGGCTGTCAACAAATATTGACAGCCAGCACGAATAGTAAGCAACGCCTTTACGGGGTCGGTTTTTTATTGAGCGTTTCTTTCAGTTGACCAATTAACTCACGGCGGAAATCGCCCAGACGAGGCTTATCGCCATCGATCCAGGGCAGCGGACGGCACACTTCCATCGCTTTGATACCCAAGCGAGCAGTCAGCAAACCGGCACCAATCCCCTGAGCAGCACGTGCGGACAGACGCGCCGCCAGATCTTGTGACATCCAGTCCATACCCACTTCACGAACCAGCTCACTGGCACCGGCAAACGCGATATTCAGCATCACCAGCTTGAACAGGCGCAGACGGCTGTAATAGCCCAGTTCGATGCCGTACAGATTCGCGATACGGTTAATCAAACGCAGGTTACGCCAGGCGATAAATGCCATATCTACCAGTGCCAGCGGGCTGACGGCTATCATCAGCGTGGACTCCGCCGCCGAACGGCTGATTTCACGTCGCGCCTGCGCATCAAGCACCGGCTGCACCAGGTGAGAATAAAGCGTCACCACTTCACGATCGTTCTGAGTCTCATGAATAGCGGCATGCCAGCGTTGAAGCGCCGGGTGCGACTTGTCTATCCCGGCCTGTGCGGCCAGTTTCTCACAAAAGTCCCGCCCCTTTCCCGTGCCGTGGCTGTGAAGCAGATCCCGGGCGATATCTCGCTCGTGCGCGCGCTGTCGCAAACGCCACAGACGCCGCCACTCGGTAGCAACCGACCCGACACCCGCCCCCACAATCAGCGCACCCGCAGCACATCCACCCAGCGCAACCCAGTCCTGGGTTTGCCAGGCGTTGATCGTCCACTGAACGCCCTGACCCACCACGCTTACACCAAATAACGCCAGCCCGGCAGTGACCATCTTCCGCCACAGGCTACGTTTCGGGCGTAAGGCCGCTTCAACAACCGCTTCAGCCGGGCCGTCCTCGACGCCGGGCTCTTCAGTCAGCACTGGAGCAAAGTTATCAGCCTGCGCGCCGTTAAAGGTTTGCGCCGTTTTAAACGCCTCCTGATGCTCTTTCTCAAGCGTCCCGGTAAAGTCAATGCGCGGTTTTAACGGTTCCGTCATCGCAATTTATCTCCAATCAAAAATTCCAGAGCCGCATCCAGACGAATGTGCGGTAACGGCCGATCGACGCTCATGGTTTGTGGCCGGAAGGCTTCGAACTGGAAGCCCTGATTTTGCCAAAATGCCTGACCCGGCAGACGAGCCGGTACCTCCCCAGGATAGACGGTCAACGGCTCACCGTCGCTGAGACGGTTGCCCCGCAGTGCCGGGATTTTTTCGCCATTAACGTCAATCAATCCGCTCTGTGTCGCCTGTACCGAGGCCAGCCCGAGGCAGTCCATACCGATCCCTTCAAACGCAGCGTTCTGCCAGGCATCCTGCACCAGTTGCTGCAGCAGCGAGACCATATTGGCATGCTGATCGACCGTCACATGGTCGGCCTTTGTGGCGGCAAAGAGCAGTTTATCGATTACCGGCGAGAACAGACGGCGGAACAGCGTGCGCTGTCCATAATGAAAACTTTGCATCAGTTGCGTCAGCGCAAGGCGCATATCGTTAAACGCCTGCGGTCCGCTGTTGAGCGGCTGAAGGCAGTCCACCAGCACGATCTGGCGGTCGAAACGTAAAAAGTGATTTTTGTAGAAACCTTTAACCACTTTTTCGCAGTAGTAATTGTAGCGCTCGCGCAGCATCCCGGCGTTGGTGTGCTTGTCCGCTTGCGCCAGCTTTGATTCCCCGTATGCATCCACATCCGGCCAGGGGAAGAACTGCAATGCAGGTGCCCCCGCTAAGTCGCCCGGCAGAACAAAACGGCCTGGCTGGATGAAATGCAGCCCTTCCTGTTTGCACTGATGCAGATACGCCGTCCAGGCCTCAGCAATCGTTGCCAGCCGGTTTTCATCCGCAGGGGCAAGGGGATCTAACCCCTCGCACAGCTGTCGCCATTTTGCCGACCACCCGGCACGTTGCCCCTGCAATAATCCCGTCATCTGGCGAGACCACGTCAGATAATCCTGGGCCAGCATCGGCAAATCAAGCAACCACTCACCAGGATAATCCACAATTTCCAGATAGAGTGTCGATGTATCCTTGAAGTGGCGCATGAGGGATTCATTGGAGCGAAAACGGAGCGCAAGGCGAATTTCACTCACGCCGCGCGTCGGCGTCGGCCATGTCGGCGGGTCGCCATAAAGCTGTGCCAGCCCTTCATCATAGGTGAAACGAGGAATGCCGAAGTCGCGCTGAGGTACGCGCTTAACGCCCAGCAAACGCTCTTCGCGCACGGCGCTTAGCAGCGGCAGGCGCGCCCCGGCGTGCAGATTCAGCAGCTGGTTCACCATCGCCGTGATGAACGCCGTTTTCCCGCTACGGCTGAGTCCCGTCACCGCCAGACGCAGATGGCGATCAACACCGCGGTTCACCAGAGAGTTGAGTTCGTTTTTAAGTCGCTTCATCGCCGTCCTTCATTGCGTGAAAACCTGAAATGCATGGCTTCAGAATACAATAAATGGGGGCAGATCGTTGATTATCAATTCTTATTTATTGCTATTGCCGTTTTCTCTCCAGTAAGATGAACGACACTGCTGTTTGTCTGGAGTGAGAGGTGTATGTCACCCACTATCTATGATATCGCCCGGGTTGCTGGCGTTTCCAAATCAACCGTGTCGCGCGTTCTGAATAAACAAACGAATATTTCCCCTGAAGCGCGTGACAAAGTGTTGAAGGCGATTGACGAATTAAATTATCAACCCAACAAACTTGCCCGCGCCCTGACCTCTTCTGGCTTCGACGCCATTATGGTGATTTCAACGCGTTCAACCAAAACGACTGCCGGTAACCCTTTCTTCTCTGATGTTCTTCATACCATTACGGCTAAAGCTGAAGAAGAAGGTTTTGACGTTATTTTGCAGACCTCTAAAAGCAGTGAAGACGACCTGCTAAAATGCGTGAGCAAAATAAAACAGAAAATGATTAAAGGGATCATTATGCTGAGCTCACCGGCCGATGAGTCTTTTTTTACTACCCTGGATGCGTATGGCGTACCGGTAGTCGTCATCGGTAAAGTGGAAGGCGATTTTACGAATATTTACTCCGTCGACACGGATAATTTCCATGACAGCGCCACGCTAACAGATAATTTTATTAAAAACGGGCGGCATAAAATTGCCTGCCTGCATGCGCCGCTTGATTATCATGTTTCTATTGATCGTCTTTCAGGCTATAAAGCCAGCCTGGAAAAGAATAATATTGCTATTAATCCAGACTGGATCATCGATGGCGGGTATACCCACGAGAGCGCGCTTGCTGCGGCCATTACATTATTGTCCTCAACCACGCCGCCTGACGCGGTATTTGCGACTGACAGCATGAAGTTACTTGGTCTTTATCGCGCGGCAGATGAGTTGAACCTGATGATCCCAGAGCAGGTTGTGGTTGCGGGATATAGCGATCCGATGCTGTCTCTCATTCTCACGCCTGCACCTGGAGGCTTTGATATCCCTACCCGCAAGCTGGGCGAAGAGAGTTGCGATCTTCTGTTTAAGCGTATCGCCGGCGATCCTGCGCCACAAAAGGTACTTGTTGATACCCATTTTTCACTTGCAGCCTCCCTACGGTAATACCAGGGGCGGTTAGCCCCTGGTATTGTGTCGATCAGAATGCGTAATTCACGCCAACGCCCGCATAGTGGAAGCGGTCGCTTTCACCTTCATCATGGTTTTCCCACTCATAGGCGTATTCCAGCGTCATGGATAAACCATTGTTGAAATCATAAGCGTAGAGGAGACCAAGTCGGTTGAAATCGTGCCCTTCACGCTCAGGATCGTCCTGCCAGTCCCAGTTCGACCAGCGATCAAGCCCAAGGCGGGTATAAGGTGTTAGCGTCGTCTGGCCTAACGAAATGGGCAGATACGCGCGAATTTCCTGCGTCGAAAATTCGCCGTTATCACGGGAACTGTCCATATTAAAACCGCGCTCTAAATAGTAATTCACTTTAGCGGCGAAGGTTTCGTTGAGGGTCCAGGTAAAGCCCGTTTCAGTTTCGACACGGCTGTCAGAATATCCTGTTTTTTCCAGGTCATTGGCAAACTGATACATGGCAAACCAGCCGCCGAAACGCCAGTCATCGGTTAATTTAATATCCCAGTCAGGTTGAATTTTATAGCGCTGCATATTAGCACTGCCATCTTTCGCGCCCTTTTCATCTTTGAAGTGATATCCATAATTACGGAAACCACCCGTCAGGCCGAGTGTGAAATCATCCGATCCAATAAAGCGATAGCGCAATTCAAATTCAGGACGGTCGAAATAGGTTCCGCGTGTCATGCTGCTGTAATCAACTGGCCCTTCCTGATACATCGCCATCGAAATTGTCCACGCATCCCAGGTGGCGTTAAACCACACGGAGGGTTCATATAAACCATCTTTATCGTCGCCCTGACCTTCTACGTTTTCAATTTCATACATTGCACCGATATTAAACGCCCAGTGTTTAGCCGTTTCTTCGGCTTGCGCGCAGCTAACCCCTGCGCACAGCACGAGCGCAGCACTTCGTAGTAGAGTACTCATTAAAATATTCCTTTATAATTAACAAACAAAAAAACCGGAAATTTGCATTTCCGGCAAACACCTTTCTTATCTAATAGCCGCCTCGGTATCCGCGTCGAAGAAATGGCACTTAGTCATATCAAACTGGATGCCGATAGTGTCTCCGGCAACGTAGTCATTGGCCGCACCCGCCCGAACGACCAGTTCATGCCCGCCGACGCTGGCATAAAGCATAAACTCCGCGCCCGTCAGCTCGGCTACGATCACTTTCGCGGCAATGTCTTCCCCTTGGCGTTGAAGTGTCAGAATATCTTCCGGTCGGATCCCAAACACTACGGCTTTACGTTGATAGCCCGCGGCGTTGAGTGCCGCAAGCTTCTCTTCCGGGATTTCCAGACGCAGTGTTTCCGTCACAAAATAACGGTCGTCTACTGCCCCGCGAATGAAGTTCATGGCGGGTGAACCAATAAACCCGGCGACAAACATATTCGCGGGCTCGTTATACACCTGCTTCGGTGCCCCCACCTGCTGAATAAAACCGTCCTTCAGTATCACGATACGGGTAGCCATCGTCATCGCTTCCGTCTGATCGTGGGTCACGTAAATCATCGTGGTATTGAGTTTCTGGTGCAGCTTGCTGATTTCAGCGCGCATCTGCACGCGAAGCTTGGCGTCGAGATTGGAGAGTGGTTCATCCATCAGGAAGACACCGGCTTCACGCACTATTGCCCTGCCTAATGCCACACGCTGCCGCTGGCCGCCGGACAACGCGCCAGGTTTACGCTTGAGATATTCACGCAATCCCAGGATTTGAGCCGCCCAGTTAACGCGCTCTTCGATAACCGCAGGCGCAATTTTTTGCATCTTCAGGCCAAACGCCATGTTGTCGTAGACCGTCATATGTGGATAGAGGGCATAGTTCTGGAAAACCATCGCGATGTCGCGAGACTTGGCGGGAACGTCGTTCATGCAGACACCGTCAATCACCAGTTCACCGGCGCTGATCTCCTCCAGTCCGGCAATCATGCGCAGCGTTGTCGATTTACCGCAGCCAGACGGCCCGACGAAGACGATGAACTCCTTGTCCTCAATTTCGAGGTTGAAATCCTTAACCACGTGGACCTGGTTATCGTAGATTTTCTGAATGTGTTTCAGAGACAGTTGAGCCATTATTAATTCCTTATCAATACCGTCTGGGACGCCCAGAAATCAGTCAGGCATTTCCAGGTCAGTTCCCGCGTTGAATGAAGTTGTAATCCCGCATGGTTCAGACCAGGTCCAATCCCAACCGACAACATCCCTGCCGCATTGATCGCTTCAACGCCCGCCGCCGCATCTTCGATACCGATGGCCTCTTCAGGGCGGACATTCAGCCCTGCGCAGGCAGCGAGGAAAATCTCCGGGTCAGGCTTTGAGCAGGTAATACGAGAAGCATCAGCGCAAAAATCAAAAGCCTTATGAATGCCCAACGCCTGTAATATGCCGGGGGCGTTGAGGGAAACAGAGGCAAGCCCAATTTTGATTTTCGCCGCACGAATATCCGCCAGGACTTCGCGGATACCCGGAAGCAGCGAATCTTGCGTCAACGACGCCAGGGACTGGACATAGAGATCGTTTTTCTTCGCGGCAAGCGCGAGGCATTGCTTGTCGTCAAACGCCCCCTCTTTTCCACCGTGTTGCAGGATCCGCTGCAGGGAATCCATGCGGCTAATTCCCTTTAGCTGCTCGTTAAACGCCTCGTCGATGGTGATGCCAATCTCCTGTGCCACGCTACGCCAGGCCAGGAAATGCAGATGTGCGGTATCGGTGATCACGCCATCCAGATCAAATACAACAGCATTAAGCGTCATAGCGCCCCTCCGTGGTAGCGGTCCCATTCATGGGCGTGAGAAAATCCGTACGTGCAAAGGTCTGCAGCCCCGAGACGTTAAGGGTTTTACCCCATAGCGTTAACGTGACGGGTGCAGAGGATTCAACGGTCAACGCATCATGTTCAAATGAGAAACGCATTTGCGCGTTACGCCACCGCAACGGGAAGCTCAGTTTTCGCCAGTGGGCAGGCAATTTCGGCGCGAGATGAAGTTCCCCTTCCACAATCTGCAACCCGGCAAAACCCTGAATCACACCCGACCAGATGGCACCGGTCGCGGCGGCGTGAATACCGTCATCGCTGCTGTGCGGATCGTCACCCAGGTCGATGGCGACACCGTCACGCCATAAGAGATATGCCCCTTCAGTGTCCCCGCAACGCGCAGTCACGATCCCGTGAATGGCCTTGCTCAGCGAAGAGTCATGTATGGTACGCGGCTCGTAGAAAGCCAGGTTGGCAGCGCACTGTTGTGGGGTAAACCTTTCCGGCAGCAGGTAGTTGAGCATCACCACATCGGCCTGCTTGAGGATCTGCATCTCATTCACTTCAGCGCGAGAGTAATCAAGCAAAATGGTTTGTTTACCCGCTTTCGCTTTATAGCGACTAAGATCGATAGCCGGTTTCGTCATGAAGGTATCATCCTGAGGAAGGACACCTTCGGCATTTGCCTCCGGAAGCCATAAACGCGTCAGAAAACGTGTGGCATTCGTCAGGAAGGCGGCATCTTCCCGACCAAACATCGACATAAACTGGCGGGCACAGGAGACGTTATGCCAGGCCAGATAGTTGGTGTAAGCGTTGTTGTTGACGTGTTCGGTGTATTCATCCGGCCCGATCACATCATGGATTTCCAGACGACCGTTGGCTTCGATGGCACGCCCCATCCAGAACGTTGCCGTCTCCATCAGTAACGTCAAACCTTCATTGCGCATAAAGGCGTCATCCCGTGTCGCCTGCCAGTAAGCGACAACAGCCCACGCGATATCCGCCACAATGTGGTGTTCGGCCAGCGCAGAGGCCACTTTCTGACGTGTGCCCGTACGAATGTTGATTGCCGCGAATTCCGGCGTCTCCTCCTGACCACTCGCGGCGCTTTCCCACGGGAACAGCGCGCCAGGCCAACCGTTACGACGCGCTTTTTCACGTGCTCCACAGAGGTTAAGCCAGCGATAGCGCAGCAGGTTGCGGGCAATCTGTGGACGGGTGAACAGATGGAAAGGCAGCAAGAAAATTTCGGTATCCCAGAAGACGTGACC includes:
- the tpx gene encoding thiol peroxidase; this encodes MSQLVHFQGNPVSVAGAIPQVGNKAQAFTLVAKDLSDVTLSQFAGKRKVLNIFPSIDTGVCAASVRKFNQLATEMDNTVVLCISADLPFAQSRFCGAEGLSNVITLSTLRSPDFLEKYGVGISEGALKGLAARAVLVIDENDNVVFSELVNEITTEPDYTAALDALKA
- the ycjG gene encoding L-Ala-D/L-Glu epimerase; protein product: MRSVKVYEEAWPLHTPFVISRGSRSEACVVVVEIEEDGIKGVAECTPYPRYGESLASVMAQIMTLVPDLQTGLTREALQQRLPAGAARNAIDCALWSLEAAQRQTTLPSLLGITLPGAVVTAQTVVIGEPEQMAASAKALYDSGATLLKIKLDDRLISERMVAIRSAVPQATLIVDANESWHSEGLAARCQLLADLDVAMLEQPLPAHEDAALANFIHPLPVCADESCHTRDSLDSLKGRYEMVNIKLDKTGGLTEALALANAAQEQGFTLMLGCMLCTSRAIGAALPLANQVRFADLDGPTWLAVDVSPALNFTTGVLHL
- a CDS encoding aldose 1-epimerase family protein codes for the protein MKIKLALTVVAVLISGHVSAKTWVLTSAESGVEKGNWRISNDQLNAKGPNFSIEQKVLHGGKQEGSKIIVISSKNGLTITLSPTRGMNLLRVEGFGSKLGWDSPVKEVVNPAFINLESRNGLGWLEGFNEMMVRCGYEWTGHPVTADGQIYTLHGKAGNTPVSQVEVEVADAAPHEIRVRGLIKESTFKKADLQTMTELRYVPGSNQFSLHDVLTNHADYPHDYQIIYHSNFGTPILEEGARFLAPAASVSPFNDYAKAGLNGWQTYAGPTKGFDEMVFNITPLADKDHQTLAAVVNKAGDKGASIQFDTRQLPVLTLWKNTDTLKQGYVTGIEPGTSYAYPVTIEREQKRVKQLQPGASTQFDLTYTLLHNQDQVKEVENRIATIQGETKPDLVATPIAKE
- the tyrR gene encoding transcriptional regulator TyrR, producing the protein MRLEVFCEDRLGLTRELLDLLVLRSIDLRGIEIDPVGRIYLNFAEIEFNTFSSLMGEIRRIAGVTDVRTIPWMPSEREHLALSALLEAMPEPFLSLDLKSKVERVNQASCQLFAQSQEKLSNHHATQLIPGFNFQRWLDSNPQNTHSEHVVINGQNFLMEITPVYLKGENDSRVLTGAVIMLRSTVRMGRQLQNISSQDVGAFSQIIAVSPKMRHVVDQARKLASLTAPLLITGDTGTGKDLLAHAVHMASPRAAKPYLALNCASIPEDAVESELFGHAPEGKKGFFEQANGGSVLLDEIGEMSARMQAKLLRFLNDGTFRRVGEDHEVHVDVRVICATQKNLVELVQKGVFREDLYYRLNVLTLNIPPLRDCPQDIIPLTELFVARFADEQGVPRPKLSADLGTVLTRYGWPGNIRQLKNAVYRALTQLEGYELRPQDILLPDYDAGTVSVGEEAMEGSLDDITSRFERSVLTQLYRSYPSTRKLAKRLGVSHTAIANKLREYGLNHKKGDE
- the mpaA gene encoding murein tripeptide amidase MpaA; protein product: MTITRPRAQRGAFPPGAEQYGRSFFGASLIWFPAPEADRNSGLIIAGTHGDENSSIVTLSCALRTLTPELRRHHVILTVNPDGCQLGLRANARGIDLNRNFPAANWRAGETVYRWNSSAEERDVVLLTGDTPGSEPETQALCQLIHKIHPAWVVSFHDPLACIEDPRHTALGQWVAEAFALPLVTSVGYETPGSFGSWCADLGLHCITAEFPPISSDEASEKYLKAMTELLRWEPQR
- a CDS encoding YcjF family protein encodes the protein MTEPLKPRIDFTGTLEKEHQEAFKTAQTFNGAQADNFAPVLTEEPGVEDGPAEAVVEAALRPKRSLWRKMVTAGLALFGVSVVGQGVQWTINAWQTQDWVALGGCAAGALIVGAGVGSVATEWRRLWRLRQRAHERDIARDLLHSHGTGKGRDFCEKLAAQAGIDKSHPALQRWHAAIHETQNDREVVTLYSHLVQPVLDAQARREISRSAAESTLMIAVSPLALVDMAFIAWRNLRLINRIANLYGIELGYYSRLRLFKLVMLNIAFAGASELVREVGMDWMSQDLAARLSARAAQGIGAGLLTARLGIKAMEVCRPLPWIDGDKPRLGDFRRELIGQLKETLNKKPTP